Proteins from a genomic interval of Thunnus thynnus chromosome 5, fThuThy2.1, whole genome shotgun sequence:
- the si:ch73-62b13.1 gene encoding carbohydrate sulfotransferase 1-like — protein sequence MECSWKTVLLLVCASLGVQYTAIRTLRDSLSGPCQGSYHCQTRHHRDSRWRALCDDNWMPVESPRKHILLFATTRSGSSFTGQLLNQHPGMFYVFEPLYHVQQAFTNSSSRLRRTLDRRALLGAYRDLLLNLYTCDLHFMESYIRPEPQDHITSSFFRRSSSHALCSPPVCLEGGDGVGSDPPDETWCPKKCGALNLTLASMSCLSREHIAIKTVRVPEVGDLRTLTEDPRLDLKIIHLVRDPRAILASRMMAFSDQFRAWKIWNATGRQPRYVDLSQITSTCKDMAASAETGLQRPAWLRGRYLLVRYEDLAFNPKDKAAEIYRFIGLEMEDRVQMWIAKNTNSNVSSPSEWNYRYSTTRDSRATAESWRLRLGFDIVRTVQNLCNDTLALLGYRQVHSAAGLKNLSHSLVEPRTFQPVTW from the exons ATGGAGTGCTCCTGGAAGAcggtgctgctgctggtgtgtgCCTCTCTGGGAGTCCAGTACACGGCCATCCGCACCCTGAGGGATTCGCTGTCTGGACCCTGTCAGGGATCCTACCACTGCCAGACCAGACATCACCGAG ACTCCAGGTGGAGAGCTTTGTGCGATGACAATTGGATGCCCGTCGAATCGCCTCGGAAGCACATCCTGCTGTTTGCCACCACACGCAGTGGCTCATCCTTCACCGGTCAGCTCCTCAACCAGCACCCCGGGATGTTCTATGTGTTTGAACCTCTCTACCACGTTCAGCAGGCCTTCACCAACTCCAGCAGCAGGCTGCGTCGCACCTTGGACCGCCGGGCCCTACTGGGAGCATACAGGGACCTCCTCCTCAATCTGTACACCTGCGACCTTCACTTTATGGAGAGCTATATTCGTCCTGAGCCACAGGACCACATCACAAGTTCTTTCTTCCGCCGAAGCTCCAGCCACGCCCTTTGTTCCCCTCCTGTGTGCCTGGAAGGAGGGGATGGAGTGGGCTCTGATCCACCTGATGAAACCTGGTGTCCTAAGAAGTGCGGGGCACTGAACCTCACCTTGGCCTCTATGTCATGTCTGTCAAGGGAACACATAGCCATAAAGACAGTTCGGGTCCCTGAAGTGGGGGACCTGCGCACCCTGACTGAAGATCCGCGTCTGGACCTGAAGATCATCCACCTGGTGAGGGACCCCAGAGCCATCCTAGCCTCACGCATGATGGCGTTTTCAGATCAGTTTCGCGCTTGGAAAATATGGAATGCAACAGGACGGCAGCCACGATATGTGGACCTGTCACAGATCACCAGCACCTGTAAGGACATGGCGGCCTCTGCAGAAACAGGCCTGCAAAGGCCAGCCTGGCTGCGGGGACGCTACCTGCTGGTGCGGTATGAGGACCTGGCTTTCAACCCAAAGGACAAGGCTGCTGAGATCTACAGGTTCATTGGGCTGGAGATGGAGGACAGGGTGCAGATGTGGATCGCAAAGAACACCAACAGTAACGTGTCATCTCCGTCTGAGTGGAACTACAGGTATTCCACCACCAGAGACTCCAGGGCGACAGCAGAGAGCTGGAGGCTTCGTCTCGGCTTTGATATCGTGAGGACTGTGCAGAATCTTTGTAATGACACTCTGGCTCTGCTGGGATACAGGCAAGTTCACTCCGCAGCTGGACTCAAAAACCTTTCCCATAGTTTAGTGGAACCCCGGACCTTTCAGCCGGTCACATGGTAG
- the mterf2 gene encoding transcription termination factor 2, mitochondrial — protein sequence MLVACFAVSHCSFFSSFTLGGQLADFASMWRLIATSLCLRCQRVTALPLNYRPCVTLSSAENQAATVHPEAVLCDPDQMQAQRELWVSVCPNQKELVGIIEKFPASFFTSSSHHDNQRDNIAFFQSLNLNKRIITKLMASAPQSFSRPVEQNEVMVRTLQQAYQELGGEEANMKIWLQKLLSQNPFVLLKPPEVLRQNLLFLRDRGFSTAELLRLLSKLRGFVTELNPDSMRRTLAYSHDTMGCSEAELRDIIINCPALLYYHEAILAERFQGLLSAGISMSQIIETPTVLELTTQIVNYRLQRLRAHGYDVRTGSLEVLNGTKKDFEMSYGKLQLRRERPLFNPVAPLKGDD from the exons ATGTTAGTTGCCTGCTTTGCTGTCAGCCACTGTagtttcttctcctccttcacctTAGGTGGTCAGCTTGCGGACTTTGCATCAATGTGGCGCCTGATTGCAACATCCCTGTGCCTCCGGTGCCAGCGTGTCACAGCTCTACCTTTAAACTACAGACCATGTGTGACACTGAGCTCAGCAGAGAACCAGGCCGCGA CGGTTCACCCTGAGGCGGTACTCTGTGACCCGGATCAGATGCAGGCTCAGAGGGAGCTGTGGGTATCCGTGTGCCCGAACCAGAAAGAGCTGGTTGGTATCATTGAGAAATTCCCGGCCtccttcttcacctcctccagCCACCATGACAACCAGCGGGACAACATTGCTTTCTTCCAGAGCTTAAACCTCAACAAGCGAATCATCACCAAGCTCATGGCCAGCGCTCCGCAGAGCTTCAGCCGGCCAGTGGAGCAGAACGAGGTTATGGTCCGCACCCTCCAGCAGGCCTACCAGGAGCTTGGTGGAGAGGAGGCCAACATGAAGATCTGGCTTCAGAAGCTGCTGAGCCAGAATCCGTTTGTTCTCCTTAAACCCCCCGAGGTGCTGAGGCAGAACCTGCTGTTCCTGAGAGACAGGGGCTTCAGCACGGCGGAGCTCCTCCGCCTCCTCTCCAAGCTCAGGGGCTTTGTCACAGAGCTCAACCCGGACAGCATGCGTCGCACCCTGGCATACTCTCACGACACCATGGGCTGCTCCGAGGCAGAGCTGCGGGACATCATCATCAACTGCCCAGCTCTACTTTACTACCATGAAGCTATTCTGGCAGAGCGCTTTCAGGGCCTCCTCAGTGCGGGGATCAGCATGTCTCAAATCATAGAGACTCCGACCGTTCTGGAGCTGACAACGCAGATAGTGAATTACCGCTTGCAGAGACTGAGGGCACACGGTTATGATGTAAGGACAGGTAGTCTGGAGGTCCTCAATGGCACTAAGAAGGACTTTGAGATGAGCTATGGAAAACTACAACTACGAAGAGAGAGACCTCTTTTTAACCCTGTCGCCCCTTTAAAAGGAGATGACTGA